One window from the genome of Cucumis melo cultivar AY chromosome 10, USDA_Cmelo_AY_1.0, whole genome shotgun sequence encodes:
- the LOC103489535 gene encoding uncharacterized protein LOC103489535, giving the protein MALSTSISGSQHCHPVISIDGTSMKNKYGGTLLSTSTPDVNDQIFSLAFCVVDFENDSSWTWLCIQLKRIIGGRNDVVIVSDRHKSIYKAIEVVFPNVLHWMCLVHLLRNLKLKYKRIVDTIFHAYRKTFNIVDFEHEMSLLESSAPGIREELESVGFAKWSRAHSPCMRYNVMTTNISRSLNFAMLKARKLPICSILEILQMMLQR; this is encoded by the coding sequence atGGCATTATCTACTTCAATTTCTGGTTCGCAACATTGTCATCCAGTCATTTCTATTGATGGAACAAGTATGAAGAATAAGTACGGTGGTACTCTTTTATCTACTTCAACACCTGATGTCAATGATCAGATTTTTTCACTAGCCTTTTGTGTTGTTGATTTTGAGAATGATTCCTCATGGACCTGGCTTTGCATCCAATTGAAGAGAATTATAGGTGGCCGGAATGATGTTGTCATAGTATCTGATAGACATAAAAGTATATACAAAGCCATAGAGGTAGTATTTCCCAACGTTTTACATTGGATGTGCCTTGTTCATTTACTTAGGAACCTGAAGTTGAAGTATAAGAGAATAGTTGATACAATATTTCATGCATATAGGAAGACTTTTAATATTGTAGACTTTGAACACGAAATGAGTTTGTTGGAATCTTCTGCCCCTGGTATACGTGAGGAGCTTGAATCCGTTGGTTTTGCTAAGTGGTCTCGTGCGCACTCACCATGTATGAGATATAATGTCATGACTACTAATATATCTAGAAGTTTGAATTTTGCTATGCTGAAGGCTAGAAAGTTACCAATATGTTCAATACTTGAGATTTTGCAAATGATGTTGCAAAGATag